The Thiorhodovibrio litoralis genome includes a window with the following:
- a CDS encoding DUF4351 domain-containing protein, giving the protein MARFPTLTIEEILTMLGELTPLEQTRAYQDIIARNRPIWIKEGRKEGCQEEANGLIRRQLARRLGSLSAAQEKGLEALTLTQLEALGEALLDFTDAADLDAWLDQELRRA; this is encoded by the coding sequence ATGGCCCGTTTCCCGACCCTGACTATCGAGGAGATACTCACCATGCTCGGCGAACTCACTCCCTTGGAACAAACCCGCGCTTACCAGGATATCATTGCAAGAAATCGGCCAATATGGATCAAGGAAGGCCGCAAAGAAGGCTGCCAGGAGGAAGCCAACGGCTTGATCCGGCGTCAGCTCGCTCGCCGGCTTGGCAGTCTATCCGCCGCACAGGAGAAAGGACTCGAAGCACTGACCTTGACACAACTCGAAGCACTCGGCGAAGCCCTGCTGGACTTTACCGATGCCGCCGACCTGGACGCCTGGCTGGATCAAGAACTGCGGCGCGCCTAA
- a CDS encoding IS66 family transposase, with protein sequence MTRRAGKSSSDLEGKVGTRWYLWLTRSTSVVFYCIDPSRSAAVPGAHFAGLQGQRVIIVCDRYSAYKKLARLAENILLAFCWAHVRRDFLEAGRALPALEDWALQWKARIATLYHLNQQRLAHWDPERPVAEQGGGFQQPHAALQAALADMRSEAERLLAQDTTEAALPKTAYVRRNKVLSSLLTHWSGLTVFVAHPEVPMDNNRAEETIRTPVCGRKNYYGYGSIWSAQLAAMLFSIFQTLALWGMNPRAWLSAYLSACAEAGGQAPSDLERFLPWSMDAARRAELCRPAALANATESPPGIDSS encoded by the coding sequence ATGACGAGACGCGCTGGGAAGTCTTCGTCGGATCTGGAGGGCAAGGTCGGCACCCGCTGGTATCTGTGGCTGACGCGCTCGACCTCGGTGGTCTTTTACTGCATTGATCCGAGCCGCAGCGCAGCGGTGCCCGGCGCGCATTTTGCCGGCTTGCAGGGCCAGCGGGTGATCATTGTCTGTGATCGCTACAGCGCCTACAAAAAGCTCGCGCGCCTGGCCGAGAACATCCTGCTGGCGTTCTGTTGGGCGCATGTGCGTCGCGACTTTTTGGAAGCCGGACGCGCGCTGCCGGCGTTGGAAGACTGGGCGCTACAGTGGAAGGCGCGCATCGCCACGCTCTACCACCTCAACCAACAGCGCCTGGCGCATTGGGATCCCGAGCGTCCGGTGGCCGAGCAAGGTGGCGGGTTTCAACAACCCCATGCGGCTTTGCAGGCGGCGCTCGCGGACATGCGCTCTGAGGCCGAACGGCTGTTGGCACAAGACACCACCGAAGCGGCTTTGCCGAAGACCGCTTACGTCCGGCGCAACAAGGTGCTCAGCAGTCTGCTCACGCATTGGTCGGGGCTGACGGTCTTTGTCGCGCACCCCGAGGTGCCGATGGATAACAATCGTGCCGAAGAAACGATTCGCACGCCGGTCTGTGGGCGAAAGAATTATTATGGCTACGGGAGTATTTGGAGCGCGCAGCTTGCGGCCATGCTGTTCTCCATCTTCCAGACCCTGGCGCTGTGGGGCATGAATCCGCGTGCCTGGCTGAGCGCCTATCTCAGCGCTTGCGCCGAGGCCGGCGGGCAGGCGCCGAGTGATCTGGAGAGGTTCCTCCCTTGGTCGATGGACGCGGCGCGCCGTGCCGAGCTGTGTCGGCCGGCGGCGCTGGCGAATGCCACTGAGTCACCTCCTGGCATCGACAGTTCATGA
- a CDS encoding DUF4338 domain-containing protein: MDQAIPSRLCGRPFNETDLARIRQEIALAQPPLRAEIARRVCRALEWTDIQGRPKLMSARVGLLRLHRAGLIVLPPPTCGNGNGRRFVPRPESRPEPIPVSVPLRALSGLRLARVDDRRASQLWNGLIERYHYLGYSPLPGAQLRYLIQWDGGLLGAIGFGAAAWKVAARDRWIGWTPAQRQAHLGRVLNNARFLILPWVQVKHLASKVLSLAARQVSVDFPARYGERLVLLETFVETPRFAGTCYRAANWHDLGETTGRGKCDRTHRAALPRKAIYVYPLAADFRAALGVVA; encoded by the coding sequence ATGGACCAAGCGATTCCAAGCCGTTTATGTGGGCGCCCTTTCAACGAGACCGACTTAGCGCGCATTCGCCAGGAGATCGCGCTGGCGCAGCCGCCGCTGCGCGCGGAGATCGCTCGGCGGGTGTGCCGCGCGCTGGAGTGGACCGATATCCAAGGCCGCCCCAAGCTCATGAGTGCCCGGGTGGGACTGCTGCGGTTGCATCGTGCCGGGCTCATTGTGCTGCCGCCACCGACCTGCGGCAATGGCAATGGGCGGCGCTTCGTCCCGCGCCCCGAGTCCCGGCCCGAACCGATCCCAGTGTCCGTCCCGCTGCGCGCGCTCAGCGGCTTGCGCCTGGCGCGCGTTGATGATCGAAGGGCCTCGCAATTATGGAACGGCCTGATCGAGCGCTACCACTACCTCGGCTACAGTCCCCTGCCTGGTGCGCAGCTGCGCTACCTGATCCAGTGGGATGGCGGTCTGCTCGGCGCCATCGGCTTTGGCGCGGCGGCCTGGAAAGTCGCTGCCCGCGACCGCTGGATTGGCTGGACGCCCGCGCAGCGCCAAGCACACCTGGGACGGGTGCTCAACAACGCCCGCTTCCTCATCCTGCCCTGGGTGCAGGTCAAACACCTCGCCTCCAAGGTGCTGTCCTTGGCCGCGCGGCAAGTCAGTGTCGACTTTCCCGCCCGCTATGGCGAGCGTCTGGTGCTGCTGGAGACCTTTGTCGAGACCCCACGCTTTGCCGGGACCTGTTACCGTGCCGCCAACTGGCACGACTTGGGCGAAACCACCGGGCGCGGCAAGTGCGACCGCACCCATCGGGCCGCGCTGCCGCGCAAGGCGATCTATGTCTACCCGCTGGCGGCGGACTTCCGCGCCGCCCTGGGGGTGGTGGCATGA
- a CDS encoding DUF4338 domain-containing protein has protein sequence MSHRYCGREFQADDIALIRALIAEDPTRTRAALSRLTCQVLAWHKPDGGLKDMSARVAMLRMHEDGLITLPPPRNPRPDARVRLSALSDPQPVLEQPAAVLRPLVFSCVREKAQSRLYNELIERYHYLGHTPLPGAQLRYLVYSAEQPVAALGFGAAAWMCAPRDHFIGWTHEQRQRHLHRVVNNARFLILPWVRSKNLASMLLAQAAKLLPEDWLAIYGYRPLLLETFVETPRFRGTCYKAANWTYLGQTKGRGKLGPAGIQSVAIKDIWTYPLDRRFREILTR, from the coding sequence ATGAGTCATCGCTATTGCGGGCGCGAGTTCCAGGCCGATGACATCGCGCTGATTCGCGCGCTGATTGCCGAGGATCCAACCCGCACCCGCGCCGCACTCTCGCGCCTGACCTGCCAGGTACTCGCCTGGCACAAGCCTGACGGTGGCTTGAAGGACATGTCCGCTCGGGTGGCGATGCTGCGCATGCACGAGGACGGGCTCATCACGTTGCCGCCGCCGCGCAACCCCCGCCCCGATGCGCGCGTGCGCCTCAGCGCGCTCAGTGATCCGCAACCAGTGCTTGAGCAACCGGCTGCGGTGCTCAGACCCTTGGTCTTCTCGTGCGTGCGCGAGAAGGCTCAATCACGCCTGTACAACGAGCTCATCGAGCGCTACCACTACCTCGGGCATACGCCACTGCCGGGGGCGCAGCTGCGCTATTTGGTCTACAGCGCCGAGCAGCCCGTTGCCGCGCTCGGCTTTGGCGCTGCGGCTTGGATGTGCGCTCCGCGCGATCACTTCATTGGCTGGACGCATGAGCAACGTCAGCGCCATCTGCATCGGGTGGTCAACAATGCCCGCTTCTTGATCTTGCCCTGGGTCCGCTCCAAGAATCTGGCCTCGATGCTCTTGGCGCAGGCGGCGAAACTCCTACCCGAGGATTGGTTGGCCATCTACGGCTACCGCCCGCTGCTGTTGGAGACCTTTGTCGAGACACCGCGCTTTCGCGGCACCTGCTACAAGGCGGCCAACTGGACCTACTTGGGACAAACCAAAGGCCGTGGCAAACTCGGACCGGCCGGCATCCAGAGTGTCGCAATCAAGGATATATGGACTTACCCGCTGGATCGACGCTTTCGCGAAATCCTTACCCGCTGA
- a CDS encoding tetratricopeptide repeat protein — translation MAQPLNFQPISLQQTLRDQKQLEALCDPRIMPPWEKYHANDNYGFATILKAYSGHPFDKPLPVLLTHGVYFDDQRLYDMERQCGLPGVMSYPDFRTKLWRAQTDLRVIPSASPLLYAQRLMDQHFGPPMPEARSGTIYFLPRSTGHIKREIDLDQVITKLKQYCQQQKQAGHDHLLPLSVCIHWQDIAHGKHRPFKKAGLPVVSAGHLSDPDFLFRLLHLLRLSNLALGAFPGGHVFASLVAGVPFVAWEPAKSVSTISADFKNVLGSQRSPELSARLKHWETLFLPEQDPAEAPIPFEPITAAQQSFCDNMLGREDLIGPDELFAQLRSFGYPYMAAESRQATDEHFRKRYAENPEAKDCFARLAEGFADTKHWPAAFDLVEQDRKLGRLTPQAEVRTALWHLQMGREDEAERLVSTLYAQDPGLRDGFADLGQDSLRKQDHVQVRHWFDQDARAQRLSPRRWTDYGEILQLTKDAWDAQEWFERAHENRAIASTLNNILLDTGRGFQDNQLKILA, via the coding sequence ATGGCGCAACCCCTCAACTTTCAGCCCATCTCCCTGCAACAAACGTTGCGGGACCAAAAGCAGCTGGAAGCCCTGTGCGACCCGCGCATCATGCCGCCGTGGGAGAAATACCACGCCAACGACAACTACGGCTTCGCGACCATCCTCAAGGCCTACAGCGGCCACCCATTCGACAAACCGCTCCCCGTGCTGCTCACCCACGGCGTCTACTTCGACGACCAACGCCTCTACGACATGGAACGCCAATGCGGTCTGCCCGGCGTAATGAGCTACCCGGACTTTCGCACCAAGCTCTGGCGCGCGCAGACCGACCTGCGCGTCATCCCATCTGCCTCGCCACTGCTCTATGCGCAACGGCTCATGGACCAGCACTTCGGCCCCCCGATGCCAGAAGCCCGTAGCGGCACCATCTACTTCCTGCCGCGCTCCACCGGCCACATCAAACGCGAGATCGACCTCGACCAGGTCATCACAAAGCTCAAGCAATATTGCCAGCAACAAAAACAAGCCGGCCACGACCACCTGCTGCCGCTGTCCGTCTGCATCCATTGGCAAGATATCGCCCACGGCAAACACCGGCCATTCAAAAAGGCCGGGCTCCCCGTCGTCAGCGCCGGCCACCTGAGCGACCCAGACTTTCTGTTCCGCCTGCTGCACCTGCTGCGCCTGAGCAACCTCGCCCTCGGCGCCTTCCCCGGCGGCCACGTCTTTGCCTCCCTGGTCGCCGGCGTCCCCTTCGTCGCCTGGGAGCCAGCCAAAAGCGTCTCCACAATCTCCGCTGACTTCAAAAACGTGCTCGGCAGCCAGCGCAGTCCAGAACTCTCCGCGCGCCTAAAGCACTGGGAAACCCTATTCCTGCCAGAACAAGACCCAGCCGAAGCGCCAATCCCGTTCGAGCCCATCACCGCCGCCCAGCAAAGCTTCTGCGACAACATGCTCGGCCGCGAAGACCTGATCGGCCCAGACGAACTGTTCGCGCAACTGCGCTCCTTCGGCTACCCCTACATGGCCGCAGAAAGCCGCCAAGCAACCGACGAGCATTTCCGCAAACGGTACGCAGAAAACCCAGAAGCAAAAGACTGCTTCGCCCGCCTCGCCGAAGGCTTCGCAGACACCAAACACTGGCCCGCAGCCTTCGATCTGGTCGAGCAGGATCGCAAACTCGGACGCCTAACGCCCCAAGCCGAGGTGCGCACCGCCCTTTGGCATCTGCAAATGGGCCGGGAAGATGAAGCCGAGAGACTTGTCAGCACGCTCTACGCCCAGGACCCGGGTTTGCGTGACGGCTTTGCTGACCTTGGGCAGGACTCCTTAAGAAAACAGGATCACGTGCAAGTAAGACATTGGTTTGATCAAGATGCGCGGGCACAGAGACTATCTCCCCGCCGGTGGACAGACTACGGCGAGATATTGCAGCTTACGAAAGACGCGTGGGACGCTCAAGAATGGTTTGAAAGAGCCCACGAAAACAGGGCTATCGCATCAACGCTTAATAATATACTTTTAGACACAGGTAGAGGTTTCCAAGATAATCAGCTGAAAATACTTGCCTGA
- a CDS encoding IS66 family transposase produces the protein MEAMAHLDPSPHPSQHADGVQGLPFAQEWEAISKQELIELRAQAAYWQAQHDRAKVQIEALKQELAHKDATIKDLKQRLFGKKSEKHSPLPSEKDKAKDKAEGEGESKRPRGQQPGSPGHGRTPRPSLPVLTETQDLPDRAGSCAHCGLPYQRAPGLDEQSDVIEVEVRAYTRRITRCAYTRHPGCCCDDTPAVISAPPPARLIPRSPFGVSFWVEALLSKYRYSQPSHRWLQDLADRSLPVSPGTLAGGLQRLAGLFELVLEALYCKQMSEALFHNDETRWEVFVGSGGQGRHPLVSVADALDLGGLLLH, from the coding sequence ATGGAAGCCATGGCGCATCTCGATCCATCTCCACATCCGAGCCAGCACGCGGATGGCGTCCAGGGTCTGCCGTTCGCTCAAGAGTGGGAAGCGATCAGCAAGCAAGAGCTGATCGAGCTGCGCGCGCAAGCAGCCTACTGGCAAGCGCAGCATGATCGCGCCAAGGTCCAGATCGAGGCGCTGAAGCAGGAACTGGCGCACAAAGACGCCACCATCAAAGACCTCAAACAGCGGCTGTTTGGCAAGAAAAGCGAGAAGCACAGCCCGCTGCCCTCGGAGAAGGACAAGGCCAAAGACAAGGCTGAGGGCGAGGGCGAATCCAAGCGCCCGCGCGGTCAGCAACCCGGCAGCCCCGGGCATGGGCGCACCCCGCGTCCATCGCTGCCGGTGCTCACCGAAACGCAGGATCTGCCCGACAGGGCGGGCAGCTGCGCGCACTGCGGCTTACCCTACCAGCGTGCCCCGGGGCTGGACGAGCAAAGCGACGTCATTGAGGTGGAGGTGCGCGCCTATACCCGACGCATCACCCGTTGTGCCTACACCCGCCACCCCGGTTGTTGCTGCGACGACACCCCGGCGGTGATCAGCGCCCCGCCACCGGCGCGATTGATTCCACGCAGTCCCTTTGGCGTGAGCTTCTGGGTCGAGGCGCTGCTGAGCAAATACCGCTATAGCCAACCCAGCCACCGTTGGCTGCAAGACCTTGCCGATCGGAGCCTGCCGGTCTCACCCGGCACGCTGGCCGGTGGTCTGCAACGCCTTGCCGGGCTGTTCGAGCTCGTGCTTGAGGCGCTGTACTGCAAGCAGATGAGCGAGGCGCTGTTTCACAATGACGAGACGCGCTGGGAAGTCTTCGTCGGATCTGGAGGGCAAGGTCGGCACCCGCTGGTATCTGTGGCTGACGCGCTCGACCTCGGTGGTCTTTTACTGCATTGA
- a CDS encoding IS4 family transposase → MIALASELQDISLGDKRLNHRAQQVLETLGAKPTQSIPGACNGWYETRAAYRFFDHPTVTAEQILAPHFACTEERLREHPRVLCIQDTSELDYTTKKGIVGLGPLNFESRYGMYIHPTLAVTPERLALGLLDLHTFVREPGSLGQDKDSRRPLEEKESVRWVDGYARVNALAEELSDTRLTYVADREGDIYDLFVEAPIPENSADWLVRVQHRDRCLADGRKLNEALDAAAVLTEITFERPATKGAKARQVKQEIKVVRVTLKAPWRPDRTLPDVTVTALLATEVNPPAGEEPLNWLLLTNLAVQSAQEAIETLSWYLCRWQVEIFFRILKSGCRIEELQLETRERLEPALALYMIIAWRVLYLTMLGRECPELPCDAVFAEEEWKAVYLVTQKQAPPEQPPSLDTMVRMVASLGGFLNRKSDGFPGPKTLWIGLQRIPDFVMALEAYRSVRDSYG, encoded by the coding sequence ATGATCGCGCTGGCCTCTGAACTGCAGGACATCTCTCTGGGCGACAAGCGCCTGAATCATCGCGCCCAACAGGTGCTTGAAACCCTCGGCGCCAAGCCGACACAAAGTATTCCCGGGGCTTGCAACGGTTGGTATGAGACCCGGGCCGCCTATCGCTTTTTCGATCATCCCACGGTCACCGCCGAGCAGATCCTCGCACCCCATTTTGCTTGTACCGAAGAACGTCTGCGCGAGCATCCGCGGGTGCTGTGTATCCAAGATACCAGCGAGCTGGACTATACAACCAAAAAAGGCATTGTCGGTCTTGGGCCACTGAACTTTGAGAGCCGCTATGGGATGTACATCCATCCCACCTTGGCGGTCACGCCCGAGCGCCTCGCGCTGGGGCTGCTGGATTTGCACACTTTTGTGCGCGAGCCCGGTAGCCTGGGCCAGGACAAAGACTCGCGCCGCCCACTGGAGGAGAAAGAAAGCGTGCGCTGGGTCGATGGCTACGCGCGCGTCAATGCGCTGGCCGAGGAACTGAGCGACACGCGCTTGACCTATGTTGCCGATCGCGAGGGCGACATCTACGACCTGTTTGTTGAAGCGCCCATCCCCGAGAACAGCGCCGATTGGCTGGTACGGGTGCAGCATCGCGACCGCTGCTTGGCCGATGGCAGAAAGCTCAATGAGGCCCTGGACGCCGCTGCGGTGCTCACCGAGATCACCTTCGAGCGTCCCGCCACCAAGGGGGCCAAAGCACGCCAGGTCAAGCAGGAGATCAAGGTGGTGCGCGTGACCCTGAAGGCACCCTGGCGCCCGGATCGCACCTTGCCCGATGTCACGGTCACGGCCTTGCTCGCCACCGAGGTCAATCCACCCGCCGGCGAGGAGCCACTCAACTGGCTGTTGCTGACCAATCTGGCGGTGCAGAGCGCCCAAGAGGCCATCGAGACGCTCTCCTGGTATCTTTGCAGGTGGCAAGTGGAAATTTTTTTCCGGATCTTAAAAAGTGGCTGCCGCATCGAGGAGCTGCAGCTCGAGACGCGCGAGCGCCTGGAGCCGGCGCTCGCTTTGTACATGATCATCGCGTGGCGGGTGCTGTACCTGACCATGCTCGGGCGCGAGTGCCCGGAGTTGCCTTGCGATGCGGTCTTTGCCGAGGAGGAATGGAAGGCGGTCTATCTGGTCACCCAGAAACAAGCGCCACCCGAGCAGCCGCCCTCGCTCGATACCATGGTGCGCATGGTCGCCTCCCTGGGCGGCTTTCTCAACCGCAAATCCGATGGGTTCCCGGGACCGAAGACGCTCTGGATTGGGTTGCAGCGCATCCCCGATTTTGTCATGGCGCTGGAGGCTTACCGCAGCGTCAGGGATAGTTATGGGTAA
- a CDS encoding DUF2442 domain-containing protein, translated as MNSAANSPWPRVIDATPLEQHCLGVLLHSGEHWVIDLAQLIQRREAYWRLRQDRYFSQVSIDPLDALTWPEGEDLAPESLARYRRL; from the coding sequence ATGAACTCAGCAGCTAATTCGCCCTGGCCCCGGGTGATCGATGCCACGCCCCTTGAGCAGCATTGTCTGGGAGTCCTGCTGCACAGCGGCGAACACTGGGTGATAGACCTCGCCCAATTGATTCAGCGCCGCGAGGCTTACTGGCGATTGCGGCAAGACCGGTATTTCAGCCAAGTTAGCATCGACCCACTGGATGCGCTGACCTGGCCCGAGGGCGAAGATCTGGCACCTGAAAGCCTAGCTCGCTATCGGCGCCTATAA
- a CDS encoding Rpn family recombination-promoting nuclease/putative transposase, with protein MPSSTPSALSVRNLFYLAKVYAQQLKTGEDYSQARPVIGIHLVDFELFTETKNQRQQAHWRFEFRDRRQPSVRLSDQLILHIIELPKADRLGLTDRLETDLQAWIKFFKHWKEHTTMSALDSAPVQQAWNDLQRISADEEERYKALARERALSDAVTERNFALREGEHKGQAAMLRRQLTKRFGPLDESTQARLQHATQEQLEPWSDRILDAPTLSAVFDPH; from the coding sequence TTGCCCTCATCAACGCCGTCCGCCCTGAGCGTCCGAAACCTGTTCTACCTTGCCAAGGTCTATGCGCAGCAACTAAAGACCGGCGAAGATTATAGCCAAGCGCGGCCCGTCATCGGCATCCACCTGGTCGACTTTGAACTCTTCACAGAGACCAAAAACCAGCGCCAACAAGCCCACTGGCGGTTCGAGTTTCGCGACCGCCGCCAGCCAAGCGTCCGCTTGAGCGACCAACTCATCCTGCACATCATCGAATTGCCCAAAGCCGACCGGCTCGGCCTGACCGACCGCCTGGAGACTGACCTCCAAGCCTGGATCAAATTCTTCAAACACTGGAAGGAGCACACCACCATGAGCGCCCTCGACTCCGCCCCCGTCCAACAAGCCTGGAACGACCTCCAACGCATCAGCGCCGATGAGGAAGAACGCTACAAAGCCCTGGCACGCGAACGCGCCCTGAGCGATGCCGTCACCGAACGCAACTTTGCCTTGCGCGAAGGAGAGCACAAGGGCCAAGCCGCCATGCTCCGACGCCAACTCACCAAACGCTTCGGCCCACTCGACGAAAGCACCCAAGCGCGCCTGCAACACGCCACCCAAGAACAACTCGAGCCCTGGAGTGACCGCATCCTCGACGCCCCCACCCTCAGCGCGGTCTTCGATCCGCATTGA
- a CDS encoding DUF4351 domain-containing protein translates to MVLPANQQEPIHAIEVQGWCDPGIYARMLIDMGLLMEAHPKREVRGLLLFLIPEHDPQTPPWPDLIERDPDPPIRRVYLIDVLHDLRQTDPDHPLLATFLPFLIEDQAQLRTQAPAAYRIIQQAPLPEPVRRQCRDVFQSWIMARFPTLTIEEILTMLGELTPLEQTRAYQDIVARNRPIWIKEGRDEGCKEGRDEGRQEEASGLIRRLLARRLGRLSAAQHKRLEALTLAQLEALGEALLDFTDAADLDAWLDEELRHA, encoded by the coding sequence GTGGTCCTGCCCGCCAACCAACAAGAACCGATTCACGCTATCGAAGTCCAAGGCTGGTGCGACCCGGGCATATACGCCAGAATGCTCATCGACATGGGCCTGCTGATGGAAGCCCATCCCAAGCGCGAGGTGCGCGGACTGCTGCTCTTCCTCATCCCCGAGCACGATCCCCAAACCCCGCCCTGGCCGGACCTCATCGAGCGTGATCCCGACCCGCCCATCCGGCGGGTTTACCTGATTGATGTCCTGCACGACCTGCGGCAAACCGATCCTGACCACCCGCTGCTGGCAACCTTTCTGCCCTTTTTGATCGAAGACCAAGCACAACTGCGCACACAAGCCCCAGCGGCCTATCGTATCATCCAACAAGCCCCACTCCCGGAACCTGTCCGGCGACAATGCCGGGATGTATTTCAATCCTGGATAATGGCCCGTTTCCCGACCCTGACCATCGAGGAGATACTCACCATGCTCGGCGAACTCACCCCCTTGGAACAAACCCGCGCGTACCAGGATATCGTCGCGAGAAATCGACCAATCTGGATCAAGGAGGGTCGCGACGAAGGCTGCAAAGAAGGCCGCGATGAAGGCCGCCAAGAAGAAGCCAGCGGCTTGATCCGGCGCCTGCTCGCTCGCCGTCTTGGCAGGCTATCCGCCGCACAGCACAAGCGTCTCGAAGCCCTGACCTTGGCACAACTAGAAGCACTCGGCGAAGCCCTGCTCGACTTCACCGATGCCGCCGACCTGGATGCCTGGCTGGATGAAGAACTGCGACACGCCTAA
- a CDS encoding Rpn family recombination-promoting nuclease/putative transposase, whose product MQTDKEIYLLLRTDDEFLRILCGGLTVVGPYQFDAIDFKALERRLDGVVLPANQQEPIYAIEVQGWCDPGIYASCWQPFFPF is encoded by the coding sequence ATGCAAACAGACAAGGAAATTTACCTACTCCTGCGCACTGACGACGAATTCCTGCGCATCCTTTGCGGTGGTCTAACTGTAGTCGGTCCCTATCAATTTGACGCCATAGATTTCAAGGCATTGGAACGCCGCCTCGACGGCGTGGTCCTGCCCGCCAACCAACAAGAACCGATTTACGCTATTGAAGTCCAAGGCTGGTGCGACCCGGGCATATACGCCAGCTGCTGGCAACCTTTCTTCCCTTTTTGA